In Zingiber officinale cultivar Zhangliang chromosome 1A, Zo_v1.1, whole genome shotgun sequence, a genomic segment contains:
- the LOC122002922 gene encoding cytochrome P450 71A1-like gives MVLLQLLQDWVSNGSRCCLRLGRVPTLVVSSADTARDVLRTHDHICASRSSTTVTPILLDGCSDIAFAPYDDEWRQRRWICSLHLLSPKMVQYYALVREQEVATMVAAICSRGLAVEIDMSAVLFAFSNDILCQIVTGKKFEGRKGLFSKLISENSVLLAKIYLGDYLSWLGWVDWLLGKVARVKKNHKRWDDLLDHVIKEHEERVSSDDEKDFVDVLISLQKDPVLESILTPEVIKALLQVYLPVFFGVVGSPASEGSFGEKLSSWDYFGRSSIRGTDGEGCRKRNTSAKFLQAFAADHDNPELQRQIGCMTGIFQMFDRQQILTGRRLNFVSKTETSVT, from the exons CTCTAGGTGTTGCCTCCGCCTCGGCCGCGTCCCGACCCTCGTCGTCTCCTCCGCCGACACTGCCCGAGATGTCCTCCGCACCCACGATCACATCTGCGCCAGCCGCTCCTCCACCACCGTCACTCCCATCCTCCTCGATGGCTGCAGTGACATAGCCTTCGCCCCCTACGACGACGAGTGGAGGCAACGCCGCTGGATATGCAGCCTCCACCTGTTGAGCCCCAAGATGGTACAGTACTACGCTCTGGTTCGCGAGCAGGAGGTGGCCACCATGGTTGCCGCCATCTGCTCCCGTGGATTGGCAGTGGAGATCGACATGTCCGCCGTCCTGTTTGCCTTCTCCAACGACATCCTGTGTCAGATAGTCACGGGGAAGAAGTTCGAAGGGAGGAAAGGGTTGTTCTCGAAGCTCATCTCAGAGAACTCGGTGCTGCTGGCCAAGATTTATCTCGGGGATTACCTCTCGTGGCTCGGTTGGGTGGATTGGTTGCTCGGCAAGGTGGCGCGAGTGAAGAAGAACCATAAGAGGTGGGATGATCTGCTGGATCATGTTATCAAGGAACATGAAGAGCGAGTGTCGTCGGATGATGAGAAAGATTTCGTGGATGTTTTGATCTCCCTTCAGAAGGATCCCGTGTTGGAATCCATCCTCACTCCGGAAGTCATCAAGGCGCTTCTTCAG GTGTACCTGCCTGTTTTCTTCGGTGTGGTTGGTAGTCCAGCCAGTGAGGGAAGTTTTGGAGAGAAGCTGAGTTCG TGGGACTACTTTGGTAGAAGTAGCATCAGGGGCACTGATGGTGAAGG TTGCAGGAAGAGAAATACGTCAGCAAAGTTTCTGCAAGCATTTGCTGCTGATCATGACAATCCAGAGTTGCAGAGGCAAATAGGTTGCATGACTGGAATCTTCCAAATGTTCGACCGACAGCAAATTCTCACTGGGAGGCGTTTAAAT TTTGTTTCAAAAACTGAGACTAGTGTTACTTAG